Below is a genomic region from Chryseobacterium scophthalmum.
CGCTTTCTTTATATAACAATTCTCCTTTTTTGAAAACTGCTAAGGTAGGAACTCCACGCACTCCATACTGAGAAGCGATTGAAGGATATTGATCGACATCAATTTTTATAATTCTGGCTTTTTCGCCAACATTTTCTTTCACTGTATTCAGAACCGACGACTGTACTTTGCATGGTTG
It encodes:
- the trxA gene encoding thioredoxin, which codes for MSQKFQEIIDSERPVLIDFFATWCQPCKVQSSVLNTVKENVGEKARIIKIDVDQYPSIASQYGVRGVPTLAVFKKGELLYKESGVHDVNRLTQLLEQYM